The DNA sequence TGACAGTGCCATTCATCGTCCCTCCATGGAAAAATATTGTTCCATCGCTTTGATTATACCATCCGTGGTGTAATCCGTCGGACAAATATGGACCGGAATGCCCGCCCGCTCGGCCGCTTCTTTCGTCACCGGTCCGATGCAGGCGACCGCAACACCGGAAAGAAGGGCATCCACTTCTTTGTCGAGAAGGCGGACAAGGCTGTCGACCGCCGACGGGCTCATCAAGGTGACCGCATCAAGCTCCCGCCGGCGCAGCAGCGACAACAACCGCTCCCGGCCGTTTTCATCAGGCTCGGTCTCATACACCGTGAGCTCGTCGACCGCGGCGCCGGCGTTTCGCAACGCCTCAGGTAAGGTCGGGCGCGCCAAATTGCCTTTGACAAACAGCACCCGGTCGCCTTGTTTGACGCGCGGCATGAGCAAGTCAGCCAGCCGTTCAGCGGTGTAATCATCCGGCACAAGCGCCGGGGAAAGACCATGCTCGGCGAGCGCGGCCGCCGTCTTCCGCCCGACGACGGCGACATTCGGCAGCGGCCGCGGCAACGAAACGTGCG is a window from the Geobacillus stearothermophilus ATCC 12980 genome containing:
- a CDS encoding uroporphyrinogen-III synthase, which translates into the protein MTHSALAGKTVLVTRGKEQAASFSAKLRAVGAVPVEIPLIAIRPAAPEEIASMVERLGEYRWLVFTSANAVRFFFPHVSLPRPLPNVAVVGRKTAAALAEHGLSPALVPDDYTAERLADLLMPRVKQGDRVLFVKGNLARPTLPEALRNAGAAVDELTVYETEPDENGRERLLSLLRRRELDAVTLMSPSAVDSLVRLLDKEVDALLSGVAVACIGPVTKEAAERAGIPVHICPTDYTTDGIIKAMEQYFSMEGR